The region GGAACGGTGTGCCCAAGAGGGGAAGCCTAGTGGGCTCGGCCCCTCCCAGCCCCGCGCCAATGAGTGCCAGGGCGCCGAAGGAGCTGAGGCTGGCGTTGCCGCCGTGTCTCCTCAACCGGACCTTTGCTTCCCCCAACGCCAGCGGCAGCGGCAACACGGGTGCCCGCGGCCCAGGCGCAGGTGGCAGCAGCACCTGCATCACGCAGGTGGGACAGCAGCTCTTCCAGTCCTTCTCCTCCACGCTGGTGCTGATTGTCCTGGTTACCCTCATCTTCTGCCTCATCGTGCTGTCCCTCTCCACTTTCCACATCCACAAGCGTAGGATGAAGAAGCGGAAGATGCAGAGGGCTCAGGAGGAATATGAGCGGGATCACTGCAGCGGCAGCCGCAGCCGCGGTGGCGGGGGGCTGCCCCGACCTGGCAGGCAGGCCCCAACCCACGCAAAGGAAACCCGGCTGGAGAGGCAGCCCCGGGACTCTCCCTTCTGCGCCCCTTCCAACGCCTCGTCGTCGTCCTCTTCGTCCCCTGGCCTCCCGTGCCAGGGTCCCTGTGCTCCTCCGCCTCCACCGCCAGCCTCCAGTCCCCAAGGAGCACACGCAGCTTCCTCCTGTTTGGACACAGCTGGCGAGGGCCTTTTGCAAACGGTGGTACTGTCCTGATCGTCTAGCCCCTCTCGTTCCCCGTCCTCGTTTCCAGCATCTTTGCCACCcttgcttttttccttcttccttccttttccattttcctctggcccctctttcctcttcctggTTTCCTTACCTGCCCTC is a window of Gorilla gorilla gorilla isolate KB3781 chromosome 9, NHGRI_mGorGor1-v2.1_pri, whole genome shotgun sequence DNA encoding:
- the C9H11orf87 gene encoding uncharacterized protein C11orf87 homolog, which produces MSARAPKELRLALPPCLLNRTFASPNASGSGNTGARGPGAGGSSTCITQVGQQLFQSFSSTLVLIVLVTLIFCLIVLSLSTFHIHKRRMKKRKMQRAQEEYERDHCSGSRSRGGGGLPRPGRQAPTHAKETRLERQPRDSPFCAPSNASSSSSSSPGLPCQGPCAPPPPPPASSPQGAHAASSCLDTAGEGLLQTVVLS